The genomic window CCGGGCAGGACCTCGGTGTCGTCGTCGAGCACGAAGAGCTTCTCATCGAGCGAGGCCATGATCTGGGCGAAGGCGTCGGGGTCCCCGAACGTGCCCCCGGGTCCGCCCGGGAACAGGGTGTCCCCCGAGAACAGGAGCGTCTGCCCGTCCTCCTCCATGACCAGGCAGACCCCGCCTGGGGTGTGTCCGGGCGTGTGCAGCACCTTCAGCTGCACACGCCCGATGGTCACGAGATCCCCCTCCTGGAGGGGCTCGGTGGGGACCGGGATGCCATCCGCGTCCGCGGGGTGCACGACCA from Actinomycetota bacterium includes these protein-coding regions:
- a CDS encoding MBL fold metallo-hydrolase, giving the protein MAELRWRRAVGPVEVVKLSVGQMDNNVYVLRTSDEALLIDGSDEADAILAEVGDRRLTTIVQTHDHYDHVQALPALVERTGAPVVVHPADADGIPVPTEPLQEGDLVTIGRVQLKVLHTPGHTPGGVCLVMEEDGQTLLFSGDTLFPGGPGGTFGDPDAFAQIMASLDEKLFVLDDDTEVLPG